A genomic region of Acidobacteriota bacterium contains the following coding sequences:
- a CDS encoding calcium/sodium antiporter produces the protein MTVWLFLVAGLAGLVMGAELLVRGASRLALRFGISPLVIGLTVVAAGTSSPELAVSVQSGLAGQADLAVANVVGSNIFNVLVVLGLAALIAPLLVQQQLVRFEVPLVVGLSVLVLVMAQDGRIGPFDGLLLVGGLVAYTVFVIRQGRREAAAVQAEYEKGFGVATLGWLARLPVQIVFVLGGLGLLVLGATWLVDSAVAIARALEISEAVIGLTFVAAGTSLPELATSVVAAMRGERDIAVGNVVGSSVFNLLGILGIAALVTPGGLSVAPALVFFDVPVMIAVAFACLPIFATGYRIERWEGALFLGYYVVYVTYLSLAATQHDALRSFGSTMLGFVLPLTGVTLLVLWAQQRSRETPS, from the coding sequence CTGACGGTCTGGCTGTTTCTGGTGGCGGGTCTTGCGGGGCTGGTGATGGGGGCCGAACTGCTGGTGCGCGGGGCGTCGCGGCTGGCACTGCGCTTCGGCATCTCCCCGCTGGTGATCGGCCTGACCGTGGTCGCCGCCGGCACCAGCTCGCCGGAACTGGCGGTGAGCGTGCAGTCCGGACTTGCCGGGCAGGCCGACCTCGCCGTCGCCAATGTCGTGGGGAGCAACATCTTCAACGTGCTCGTCGTGCTCGGGCTGGCCGCGCTGATCGCCCCCCTGCTGGTGCAACAGCAGCTGGTGCGCTTCGAGGTGCCGCTGGTGGTCGGGCTGTCCGTGCTGGTCCTGGTGATGGCGCAGGATGGGCGAATCGGCCCGTTCGATGGGCTGCTGCTGGTCGGAGGTCTAGTCGCCTACACCGTGTTTGTGATCCGGCAGGGCCGGCGGGAGGCCGCGGCCGTGCAGGCCGAGTATGAGAAGGGGTTCGGCGTCGCCACGTTGGGATGGCTGGCACGCCTGCCGGTGCAGATCGTCTTCGTACTCGGAGGATTGGGCCTGCTGGTGCTGGGCGCGACGTGGCTGGTGGACAGCGCCGTGGCCATCGCTCGCGCGCTGGAGATCAGCGAGGCAGTCATCGGCCTGACGTTCGTGGCCGCGGGCACCAGCCTCCCGGAACTGGCTACGTCCGTGGTGGCGGCGATGCGCGGGGAGCGTGACATCGCCGTCGGCAATGTTGTCGGCAGCAGCGTGTTCAATCTGCTGGGCATCCTGGGAATCGCCGCTCTTGTCACACCGGGCGGGCTCTCGGTGGCACCGGCGCTGGTGTTTTTCGACGTCCCGGTGATGATTGCGGTTGCCTTTGCCTGCCTGCCGATCTTCGCCACCGGGTACCGCATCGAGCGCTGGGAGGGGGCGCTGTTCCTGGGTTACTACGTGGTCTACGTAACCTATCTGAGCCTAGCCGCCACCCAGCACGACGCGCTCCGCAGCTTTGGGTCGACCATGTTGGGGTTCGTGCTGCCGCTGACCGGCGTCACGCTGCTGGTGCTCTGGGCGCAGCAACGCTCGCGAGAGACCCCATCTTGA
- the greA gene encoding transcription elongation factor GreA → MKEKLLKRFEDELNAYERELHMELPKEIQRARELGDLRENAEYQAAKERQTLVNARIAMLKRRMSEIALMNMDRIPHGKAGFGSVVTLREGDQEMVYQLVMPEDAEAEKGLISTSSPIGRAILNKEEGDELSVSTPNGTRKFEILKLVTIHDD, encoded by the coding sequence ATGAAGGAAAAACTCCTTAAGCGGTTTGAAGATGAGCTCAACGCCTATGAGCGTGAGCTGCACATGGAACTCCCCAAGGAGATCCAGCGCGCACGCGAGCTCGGCGACCTACGCGAGAACGCGGAGTATCAAGCCGCGAAAGAGCGCCAGACCCTCGTCAACGCGCGCATTGCCATGCTGAAGCGGCGCATGAGTGAAATTGCGCTCATGAACATGGATCGTATTCCGCACGGCAAGGCGGGATTTGGGTCGGTCGTGACGCTTCGCGAAGGCGATCAAGAGATGGTTTACCAGCTCGTGATGCCCGAGGATGCGGAAGCGGAGAAGGGCCTGATTTCCACCTCCTCGCCGATTGGCCGCGCCATCCTCAACAAAGAGGAAGGCGACGAGCTGAGCGTGTCCACCCCCAATGGCACGCGCAAGTTTGAGATCCTCAAGCTCGTCACCATTCACGACGACTAG
- a CDS encoding replication-associated recombination protein A: MSLFDDPPAPVDPKTVPLAERMRPRTLDEIVGQDDVIAAGRPLREMIERDLLQSIILWGPPGTGKTTLARLIADLTKAEFIAFSAVLAGIKEVKDVMATAEQRRRMTGRRTIVFVDEIHRFNKAQQDAFLPRVESGDIVLIGATTENPSFEVNAALLSRSKVFVLKLLSEDAIVTILKTALADPERGLGKQNPEADDDALRAIARFANGDARSALNLLQLTVSSANNPAGRPRLDKALLEKTLQNRTLLYDKTGEEHYNLMSALHKSMRNSDADASIYWLARMVEAGEDAKYIARRLIRFASEDIGNADPQALTIAVAAKDAVHFIGMPEGNTALAQAAIYLATAPKSNAVYAAYGAAAEAAKNDVASPVPLHLRNASTKLMKQLDYGKGYQYAHDEPDAVASMDCLPDNLKGREFYKPTDYGFEKEIKKRLAWWKSRRSG; encoded by the coding sequence ATGAGCCTGTTCGACGACCCGCCGGCCCCGGTTGACCCGAAGACGGTGCCGCTGGCCGAACGGATGCGCCCGCGCACGCTCGACGAGATCGTCGGGCAGGACGACGTGATTGCGGCCGGCCGGCCGCTGCGCGAGATGATCGAGCGCGACCTGCTGCAGTCGATCATCCTGTGGGGCCCGCCGGGCACCGGCAAGACCACGCTCGCCCGCCTGATCGCCGATCTCACCAAGGCCGAGTTCATTGCCTTCAGCGCCGTACTCGCCGGCATCAAGGAAGTGAAAGACGTAATGGCCACGGCCGAGCAACGGCGGCGCATGACCGGCCGGCGCACCATCGTGTTCGTGGACGAGATTCACCGTTTCAACAAGGCGCAGCAGGACGCATTCCTGCCGCGCGTCGAGAGCGGCGACATCGTCTTGATCGGCGCCACCACCGAGAACCCGTCGTTCGAGGTCAACGCCGCCCTGCTCTCGCGCTCGAAGGTCTTCGTCCTGAAGCTCCTGAGCGAAGACGCCATCGTCACCATCCTGAAGACGGCGCTGGCGGATCCCGAGCGCGGCCTCGGCAAGCAGAATCCCGAAGCCGACGATGACGCGCTCAGGGCGATTGCGCGGTTTGCGAACGGCGATGCCCGATCGGCCCTGAACCTGCTGCAACTCACCGTCTCGTCGGCCAACAACCCGGCCGGACGGCCGCGCCTCGACAAGGCGCTGCTAGAGAAGACACTGCAGAACCGCACGCTGCTCTACGACAAAACCGGCGAAGAGCACTACAACCTGATGTCGGCGTTGCACAAGTCCATGCGCAACAGCGATGCGGATGCGTCGATCTACTGGCTGGCGCGCATGGTGGAGGCCGGCGAGGACGCGAAGTACATCGCGCGACGGCTGATCCGATTTGCGTCCGAAGACATCGGCAACGCCGATCCCCAGGCGCTGACCATCGCGGTCGCGGCGAAGGACGCCGTCCACTTCATCGGCATGCCCGAAGGCAACACGGCGCTGGCGCAAGCGGCGATCTACCTGGCCACCGCGCCCAAGAGCAACGCCGTCTACGCAGCGTACGGCGCGGCCGCCGAAGCGGCCAAGAACGACGTCGCCTCACCCGTGCCGCTACATCTGCGCAACGCGTCAACGAAGCTGATGAAGCAGTTGGATTACGGCAAGGGCTACCAGTATGCGCACGACGAGCCCGATGCTGTAGCGAGCATGGATTGCCTGCCGGACAACTTGAAAGGCCGCGAGTTCTACAAGCCGACTGACTACGGCTTTGAAAAAGAGATCAAGAAGCGTCTGGCCTGGTGGAAGTCGCGAAGGTCCGGCTAA
- a CDS encoding RNA methyltransferase: MTVITSRHHPIVKQFRDAARGGDLMLLDGWHLLAEAVGAGLVVETLALCGPPTADEQTLLDRARRGHTRVVEVSGAVLNALSPVNSPTGVVATARKPAIDSAAVLAPPPPLVIAGFGLQDPGNAGAVIRSAAAAGATGVVFDDLSADPWSWKALRASMGGVFHLPVVRSRNPLGHADEWRAAGVTLIAAVPRGGVPMHEMNLTGPVAVLMGGEGPGLPAEVLSAADARISIPMAGAMESLNVAVAAALILYEARRQRALGAPKPFGEGGQ; this comes from the coding sequence ATGACCGTCATCACCAGCCGCCACCACCCCATCGTCAAGCAGTTCCGCGACGCCGCCCGCGGCGGCGACCTCATGCTGCTGGACGGATGGCACCTGCTGGCGGAAGCCGTGGGCGCGGGCCTCGTGGTCGAGACGCTTGCGCTCTGCGGTCCGCCGACCGCCGACGAGCAGACGTTGCTCGATCGAGCGCGCCGCGGACACACCCGCGTCGTCGAGGTGTCGGGCGCGGTACTGAACGCGCTGTCGCCGGTCAACTCGCCCACGGGCGTCGTGGCCACCGCGCGCAAGCCGGCCATTGACAGTGCAGCCGTGCTGGCGCCGCCACCCCCCCTGGTTATCGCCGGCTTCGGACTGCAGGATCCCGGCAACGCTGGTGCGGTGATTCGATCCGCGGCCGCCGCCGGGGCGACCGGCGTGGTCTTCGATGACCTGAGCGCGGACCCCTGGAGCTGGAAAGCGCTGCGCGCGTCGATGGGCGGCGTCTTTCACCTGCCGGTCGTGCGCAGCCGCAATCCGCTCGGGCATGCCGACGAGTGGCGGGCCGCCGGCGTGACGTTGATCGCGGCCGTGCCGCGCGGCGGCGTCCCGATGCACGAGATGAACCTCACCGGCCCAGTCGCGGTCCTGATGGGCGGCGAGGGACCGGGGTTGCCAGCCGAGGTGCTGTCGGCGGCTGACGCTCGCATCTCCATCCCGATGGCCGGCGCCATGGAATCACTGAATGTGGCCGTGGCGGCCGCGCTGATCCTGTACGAAGCCCGGAGGCAGCGCGCGCTTGGCGCGCCGAAGCCCTTCGGCGAAGGCGGCCAATGA